The following nucleotide sequence is from Pirellulales bacterium.
CTTCGCCCAAGAAGGGATACAGGAATGCCGACGCCCCGACATCGTGGCCGATGGTTTGCTGCTCGAGGAAAACATGCACCGTCTCCCACAGCGTGTGGTACATCAGCTCCGTAAGCTCTTGATGAATGAACGGATCGCTGGAAGCCGCGGGCAGATCGTGCGCGCCCAGCCGTCCCGGCCACTCGCAAACGAGCGCTCCGCGCCGCCGGCAAACGTCGAGCCAACCGTGAACTCGTGCATTGCCTTCGGGCGGACCGAAGCCCATCACGATGTCGTCGGGCCGAAGAATGGCCGCCAGCCATTCCTCCGGGGCCGCGGAGAGATCGAGCGCCGCCAGGGCCCGCTTGCCGACAATCACCGGATGCACGAACTCGACCGACACATGTTGGGCATCGGTGAGATAGGGCCCGACGCCAAAGGCGAGCAACCGGCCGCCGCGCAAGAACCGCTCGGCCATTTCCTTGCACACCGCTGCCAGTGCATCGCAATGCCGCGGAATATATTCGGCCGAAACGAGGTTCCGCGCCAGCAACTGGGCGCGGATAAATTGAACGAGATCGGCGTGCGAGACCATATGGCCATCTTGCCAGCGGCGTGGCCGAATCGCAATAGACGGCTCGGCGCCGGCCGTCCGTGAGCTGCCCGAAGTAGTCGCGAGATGGAGCGATCGCTGAGAATCGCGGGCGAACTCTAATTACTGCCGGAATTCGCCGAGCCGCCTGTCCCAAGATTTTTCGCGTCGGCCGATTCAGTCGACGAAGGTGGTTGCGAGAGCAACCGCGTCAGCGTGTTGGGATGAACGCCGAGCAGTTTTGCAGCCCGGCCTTTGTGCCCTCGAGTCACTTCCAAGGCCTGCCGCACTGCTTCATCGCGCAAGCGGCCGAGATTGAAAAATGGCAGGCACGATGGAATGCGATTCACTCGGTCGATATTCGGCAGGCTCGGCGCTGCATCGAGCACATACGATTGCTCGATGACGTGCGACAATTGGCGCACGTTGCCCGGCCAATCGAATTCGCAAAAATCGCGCAGCGTGTCGGCATCGGGTCGCCAGACGGGGCGCTGATACTTTGCGGCGAATCGCATGGCGAAAAACTCGATCAATTCCGGAATGTCTTCCACGCGTTCGCGCAACGGCGGCACGCGCAGCTCGACCATGTTCAGGCGATAGAACAAATCTTCGCGGAATCGACCCGCGGCAACCTCTTTTTCCAAATCGCGATTCGTGGCGGCGAGCACTTGCACTCGGATCGGCACTGGATGGGCGGCCCCGACCGGGGTGACTTCAGACTGCTGCAAGACGCGAAGCAGTTTCGGTTGCAACTCGGCTGGCATTTCCCCGATTTCATCCAGGAAGGCAACGCCCTCTTCCGCCGCACGAAACACGCCCAGCGAACTGCCGAGTGCGCCGGTGAATGCGCCCTTTTCATGGCCGAAGAGTTGGCTTTCCGCCAACGTTGAGGTCAGGGCGGCGCAATTGACGGGGATGAAGGGCTTCGTGGCCCGCGGCCCTGCGCGGTGCAACGCGCGCGCCCAGACTTCCTTGCCGGTGCCGGTTTCGCCGGAGATGAGAACGGTGCATTCGACTTCGGCCGCTCGTTCGACGTGCTGCGCCACTTGGCGCATGCCGAGACTGCGTCCAATGACCCACTCCTGGCCGAATGAGTCGGCCGTGTCAAGAAGTCGCGAAGAAAGACCGCTGGCTTGCTCAGATGGTATACGCATAAATCGTTTTGGCCCACGACGTTAACGAAAGCCGCCGGAGCCGCTAGGGAGCGTTTGCCGAAGACCGTGGCTTGCTCCCGGAACTAAATCATTAGCTGTTGATCCTAGCTGCAAAAATGGCTTCGCACGCCCTGCGAACCCCCCGCTTCAAGGCAATTCTCTCCGCCTATTCCCAACTTCAACTACGGAGTTCCATTATATGTACGACTCGCAGGGTTGCAATGAATTTGTTGGTTAAAGTTTGCCAATGGGGGAATAATTTCTTACCGCGAGAGGGGGGCGAGCGAGCGGAACGACGCTTTCGGACCGGGATCGCGACACAGTGGAAACCGTTTGATGGCAGGCGAGGCGACCGGTCGCGAGCCGCAGCCTGCCCTCTCTTGTCGCCCCTACGGATCGAGATTTTCCAATTCAGAAACTCATTTCGGCGGCGATATTGTTTCGGGTTGCTTTGCGTCGGAAACAAAGAAAAACAAGTGCTGCCAGGGGAGTTTTTCGAAGTCTTCAACCAACTTAAACCC
It contains:
- a CDS encoding sigma-54 dependent transcriptional regulator produces the protein MRIPSEQASGLSSRLLDTADSFGQEWVIGRSLGMRQVAQHVERAAEVECTVLISGETGTGKEVWARALHRAGPRATKPFIPVNCAALTSTLAESQLFGHEKGAFTGALGSSLGVFRAAEEGVAFLDEIGEMPAELQPKLLRVLQQSEVTPVGAAHPVPIRVQVLAATNRDLEKEVAAGRFREDLFYRLNMVELRVPPLRERVEDIPELIEFFAMRFAAKYQRPVWRPDADTLRDFCEFDWPGNVRQLSHVIEQSYVLDAAPSLPNIDRVNRIPSCLPFFNLGRLRDEAVRQALEVTRGHKGRAAKLLGVHPNTLTRLLSQPPSSTESADAKNLGTGGSANSGSN